A stretch of DNA from Scleropages formosus chromosome 13, fSclFor1.1, whole genome shotgun sequence:
GCAGACTCCCCCGGGTTCGAGGCTGGAGCTCCACTCAGAGTCCCACTGGACCCAGAGAGATCCTCCTCCAGGTGGGCTCTGGGGGCGGAGTCATGTGGCTGGGTGGTCTCCCCAGGCCACACGCAAAGGCTCGGTGATGCGCATGAGGACTTGTGGGCGGAAGTGCTGCGGCACCAACAAGGACACGGTGGCCACTGCGGAGCACAGACGTTACGCTCACGGTGCCGGGTGGAGTTCATAGGGCGTCTGGACGCAGCGGGGGGCTCGGAAGCGATGGAAGAGCCCCGGGTCCCGTGTCCAGCCCCACCTGATGTGCCTAAGAACAGGTTCCCTTTGCCACCGTCTCCCCATGTCCCCCCTGCATCTTCCCCGAGGGGAAGGAGCTGCAGATGGGGGTGGGAAGAACAGAGGGTTGATGGGGGGCAGCGCACATCCAGGGGGGGCAAGGACAGGCCCCTCCTGAGGGTGGGGGAGGATGGGGCGGAGCAAGGATGGCAACGTGGTGAGGACGAGGACGGCGGCACACCGAGACGCTCGGAGGAGCTGGATCTGATGCTGGAGGACTTGAGAGCGCTCCTGGCTGTGGACTGAGCAGGGTTTGACAGCTGGGTCAAGCGCCGAGGCTGCCCCCGTGTCTCAAAGTTGGATACGATTTCCTTGACGTTGACAAACATGGCGGAGCGATGCTGCTCAAGCCAGTGGACGCGGCAAATGACGGCCACGCGACACAGGCTTCCCTGACACACAGGCACGGCACCGTTTACACTCAAATTCAGAAGCGCTACATGTGCGCAGCCTCTGCGTGGACTTCTACAGGAACACACATGGAGGAGGAGCTCCTTGGCAGCTGGAACCACTGTGAGGTCAGCCCAGTACAGCAGCCCCTCAAGTTCCCACGAAAGGCGCGTTCGCAGAGCAATAAAGGGTTAACATGAGCGTCACTCCACCTACTGGCTCTGCAGAAATCTCAGGAATCGctgtaattaatgaaaatactgtaagaCTCCACTACTCAGTTCTGACTGATCACATGAACTTGAACAACCTCcgtcatcttgttactgatcactgacactcacaACAGCAGACGGAAGCTGTCAACACTGCAGAAGTGAGTTGTATGAAGGTGGTTTAGAAGAGAATGcagttaaaatgaatgaataaactggAAATGTTTACAACGAAGAGCCAGTGTAAAAAACCCTAAATTACTCACTTGTTCATTGCCGGAACTTGGTTATGTTTgctattaa
This window harbors:
- the tsc22d4 gene encoding TSC22 domain family protein 4 isoform X4; translation: MFVNVKEIVSNFETRGQPRRLTQLSNPAQSTARSALKSSSIRSSSSERLGVPPSSSSPRCHPCSAPSSPTLRRGLSLPPLDVRCPPSTLCSSHPHLQLLPLGEDAGGTWGDGGKGNLFLGTSGGAGHGTRGSSIASEPPAASRRPMNSTRHRERNVCAPQWPPCPCWCRSTSAHKSSCASPSLCVWPGETTQPHDSAPRAHLEEDLSGSSGTLSGAPASNPGESAGHVSCCQLSLAPPASPSTVNSAHFHSSSAEARKGPTCTWPPQDSPVSARAQIPVAALRGNKAGVTEQVRSLRSDCTHDDATGGCVSSLRGSGYGVTMPTSTMTPVVQLGLVGIAQEDTPLSSSSTVSPAGGNGELKALWPEAAQCCMASGSAVKVGVSKPTVTVCSRSSDKALTSLLLFFHSASGGSMIAIDNKIEQAMVRTW